The following are from one region of the Platichthys flesus chromosome 2, fPlaFle2.1, whole genome shotgun sequence genome:
- the LOC133969652 gene encoding elastase-1-like isoform X2, whose protein sequence is MLLFLVLTSLAALALADLRPQPRYLEEGLERVVGGEVARANSWPWQISLQYKSGSTYRHTCGGTLIERGWVMTAAHCVDSQRTWRVVMGEHDLYSNSGREQIMDVVQVYIHPGWDSSNVAKGWDIALLRISADAVLNSYVQLGSLPPQGQILPHNNLCYVTGWGLTSTGGSISAQLKQAYLPVVDHKTCSSSSWWGSTVKTTMVCGGGGAESGCNGDSGGPLNCLVDGRYYVYGIASFVSGYGCNTPRKPTVFTRVSAYIDWMDSIMV, encoded by the exons ATGCTCCTGTTTCTTGTTTTGACGAGTCTCGCAGCCCTGG CGCTGGCCGATCTCCGGCCCCAGCCCAGGTATCTGGAGGAGGGCTTGGAAAGAGTGGTGGGAGGTGAGGTGGCTAGAGCCAACTCCTGGCCCTGGCAG ATCTCTCTTCAGTACAAATCTGGAAGCACATACCGCCACACATGTGGAGGAACCCTGATTGAGAGAGGCTGGGTCATGACCGCTGCTCACTGCGTGGACAG CCAGAGGACGTGGCGTGTTGTTATGGGTGAACATGACCTTTACAGCAACAGTGGAAGAGAGCAGATCATGGATGTCGTCCAAGTTTACATCCATCCCGGATGGGACAGCAGCAACGTCGCTAAAGG GTGGGACATTGCTCTCCTGCGTATCTCCGCTGACGCCGTCCTGAACTCCTACGTCCAGCTGGGCTCGCTGCCTCCCCAGGGCCAGATCCTCCCTCACAACAACCTCTGCTACGTCACCGGATGGGGTCTCACCTCCA CTGGTGGTAGCATATCTGCGCAGCTGAAACAGGCCTATCTTCCTGTGGTCGACCACAAGacctgctccagcagcagctggtggggCAGCACTGTCAAGACCACCATGGTGTGTGGCGGTGGAGGTGCTGAGTCTGGATGCAAT GGTGACTCTGGTGGTCCTCTGAACTGCCTGGTTGATGGAAGATACTACGTCTATGGTATTGCCAGCTTTGTGTCCGGTTACGGATGCAATACTCCCAGGAAGCCCACCGTCTTCACCCGCGTGTCCGCCTACATCGACTGGATGGACTCG ATCATGGTGTAA
- the LOC133969652 gene encoding elastase-1-like isoform X1, with protein MLLFLVLTSLAALALADLRPQPRYLEEGLERVVGGEVARANSWPWQISLQYKSGSTYRHTCGGTLIERGWVMTAAHCVDSQRTWRVVMGEHDLYSNSGREQIMDVVQVYIHPGWDSSNVAKGWDIALLRISADAVLNSYVQLGSLPPQGQILPHNNLCYVTGWGLTSTGGSISAQLKQAYLPVVDHKTCSSSSWWGSTVKTTMVCGGGGAESGCNGDSGGPLNCLVDGRYYVYGIASFVSGYGCNTPRKPTVFTRVSAYIDWMDSVSVTDF; from the exons ATGCTCCTGTTTCTTGTTTTGACGAGTCTCGCAGCCCTGG CGCTGGCCGATCTCCGGCCCCAGCCCAGGTATCTGGAGGAGGGCTTGGAAAGAGTGGTGGGAGGTGAGGTGGCTAGAGCCAACTCCTGGCCCTGGCAG ATCTCTCTTCAGTACAAATCTGGAAGCACATACCGCCACACATGTGGAGGAACCCTGATTGAGAGAGGCTGGGTCATGACCGCTGCTCACTGCGTGGACAG CCAGAGGACGTGGCGTGTTGTTATGGGTGAACATGACCTTTACAGCAACAGTGGAAGAGAGCAGATCATGGATGTCGTCCAAGTTTACATCCATCCCGGATGGGACAGCAGCAACGTCGCTAAAGG GTGGGACATTGCTCTCCTGCGTATCTCCGCTGACGCCGTCCTGAACTCCTACGTCCAGCTGGGCTCGCTGCCTCCCCAGGGCCAGATCCTCCCTCACAACAACCTCTGCTACGTCACCGGATGGGGTCTCACCTCCA CTGGTGGTAGCATATCTGCGCAGCTGAAACAGGCCTATCTTCCTGTGGTCGACCACAAGacctgctccagcagcagctggtggggCAGCACTGTCAAGACCACCATGGTGTGTGGCGGTGGAGGTGCTGAGTCTGGATGCAAT GGTGACTCTGGTGGTCCTCTGAACTGCCTGGTTGATGGAAGATACTACGTCTATGGTATTGCCAGCTTTGTGTCCGGTTACGGATGCAATACTCCCAGGAAGCCCACCGTCTTCACCCGCGTGTCCGCCTACATCGACTGGATGGACTCGGTCAGTGTGACTGATTTCTAG